A window of the Salegentibacter mishustinae genome harbors these coding sequences:
- the cdaA gene encoding diadenylate cyclase CdaA gives MDIINLRFLDVLDIVFVAFLLYYLYKLVKGTVAVNIFIGIVIIYLMGSLTELLQMELLSSVLGEFIGVGMFALIVVFQQEIRKFLLMIGSTNFTQKGKFFTQLRFLKGDLETSTNVEDIISACEAMGQSYTGALIIIQKNTNLDFVKNSGDDMNIELNQPIIESIFYKNSPLHDGAMVIEDNKITATRVILPVSNDRSIPLRFGLRHRAAVGITEKTDALALVVSEETGQISYVRDGEFVMFESNDELIDRIKEDLL, from the coding sequence TTGGATATAATCAATCTTCGCTTTCTCGATGTGCTGGATATTGTATTTGTCGCATTCCTACTGTATTATCTATATAAATTAGTAAAAGGAACAGTTGCGGTAAATATCTTTATAGGAATCGTGATTATTTACCTGATGGGTAGCCTTACCGAATTACTCCAAATGGAGCTTCTTAGCAGCGTTCTGGGTGAATTTATAGGAGTAGGAATGTTTGCTCTAATTGTAGTTTTTCAACAGGAAATAAGAAAATTTCTCTTAATGATTGGGTCAACAAATTTCACGCAAAAGGGAAAATTTTTTACCCAGCTTAGGTTTTTAAAAGGTGACCTGGAAACCAGCACCAATGTAGAAGACATTATTTCGGCTTGTGAAGCCATGGGCCAAAGTTATACCGGTGCGTTAATTATTATTCAGAAAAACACGAACCTGGATTTTGTAAAAAATTCTGGAGACGATATGAATATTGAACTCAACCAACCTATTATAGAATCTATTTTCTACAAGAACTCACCACTTCATGATGGTGCGATGGTAATAGAAGATAATAAGATTACCGCAACCCGGGTAATTCTACCGGTTTCTAATGACAGGTCTATTCCGCTTAGATTTGGATTACGCCACCGCGCAGCTGTTGGAATTACAGAAAAAACCGATGCGCTTGCCCTGGTAGTAAGTGAAGAAACCGGCCAAATTTCATATGTAAGAGATGGGGAATTTGTAATGTTTGAAAGCAACGACGAACTTATAGATCGAATAAAAGAAGATCTTCTATAA
- the folP gene encoding dihydropteroate synthase encodes MTINCKGKLIDLNSPKVMGIINTTPNSFYAESRKTSEKDILKQVEKMLKDGVDFIDVGGYSTPPGAPKVEETEELKRVLPAIENILKQFPDTLISIDTFRANVAKKSIEAGAAIINDISAGSLDPEMMKTVANHQVPYIMMHMRGTPQTMKGLNQYDDLLQDILFYFSEKINAARALGINDLIVDPGFGFAKNIDQNFELLSKMQLFKTLELPLLAGLSRKSLIYKTLKTSAAEALNGTTFLNTIALTKGASILRVHDVKEAVECTKLFAELNK; translated from the coding sequence ATGACCATAAATTGCAAAGGCAAACTTATAGATCTTAATAGCCCTAAAGTGATGGGGATAATTAATACCACTCCCAATTCTTTTTATGCTGAAAGCCGAAAAACTTCAGAAAAAGACATTCTTAAGCAGGTAGAAAAAATGCTGAAAGATGGCGTCGATTTTATTGATGTTGGCGGTTACAGCACTCCGCCGGGAGCACCCAAAGTTGAGGAAACCGAAGAGTTGAAACGCGTACTTCCCGCAATAGAAAATATTCTAAAACAATTTCCCGACACATTAATTTCTATAGATACCTTTCGCGCAAACGTAGCCAAAAAAAGTATTGAAGCTGGCGCAGCAATAATTAACGATATTTCGGCCGGCAGTTTAGACCCTGAAATGATGAAAACCGTGGCGAACCACCAAGTGCCTTATATTATGATGCATATGCGCGGCACACCACAAACTATGAAAGGTCTCAACCAATATGATGATCTTTTACAGGATATTTTATTCTATTTTTCAGAAAAGATAAATGCAGCAAGAGCTTTAGGAATAAATGACCTTATTGTAGATCCGGGCTTTGGTTTTGCTAAGAATATTGATCAGAATTTTGAATTGCTTTCAAAAATGCAGCTCTTTAAAACTTTGGAATTGCCTTTATTGGCCGGACTTTCAAGAAAATCACTGATCTATAAAACTTTAAAAACATCGGCAGCAGAAGCTTTAAACGGAACGACTTTCTTAAATACTATAGCCTTAACTAAAGGCGCCTCTATTTTGAGAGTTCATGATGTGAAAGAAGCGGTAGAATGCACTAAATTATTTGCAGAACTTAATAAGTAG
- a CDS encoding BT_3928 family protein: MKLLVGISRILVGVLFIFSGFIKLNDPLGFSYKLQEYFSPEVLGLDVLIPFSLVIAIVLVVFELVVGIMLLIGYLPKFTVWSLLLMIVFFTFLTFYSAYFNKVTDCGCFGDAIPLTPWQSFIKDVILLIFILILFFNRKLITPVFNPISHRWIIFLSFMLCFWFCYHVLMHLPVFDFRAYKIGNNIEELMQVPEDDQKAVYEYEWTFNQNGEEVKVTTDGTYPNQEGEFVGVETTMIEEGYVPPIQDFQIEVDGENITDEILNAEKLFMVVAYDLPHTEQEGFKAIQELARQAKEKGYDVVGLTASNDKDQQKILEKFNLDFKFYLVDKKTLQTIVRSNPGLLVLKNATITQKKHWFDASDIKL; encoded by the coding sequence ATGAAATTATTAGTAGGAATTTCCAGGATACTGGTTGGAGTATTATTTATTTTTTCAGGATTTATAAAACTCAACGATCCACTGGGATTTTCTTATAAACTACAGGAATATTTTAGTCCGGAGGTTTTAGGGCTTGATGTTCTGATTCCATTTTCACTGGTAATCGCTATAGTTTTAGTGGTGTTTGAACTGGTGGTGGGAATTATGCTTCTAATTGGTTACCTGCCTAAATTCACGGTTTGGAGCTTACTTTTAATGATCGTTTTCTTCACGTTTCTTACCTTTTATTCGGCTTATTTCAACAAGGTTACAGATTGCGGATGCTTTGGTGATGCGATTCCGTTAACGCCCTGGCAGTCGTTTATTAAGGACGTTATTCTGCTAATTTTTATATTGATACTCTTTTTCAACCGAAAATTGATCACTCCCGTTTTTAATCCTATTTCACATCGTTGGATCATCTTTTTATCCTTTATGCTTTGTTTTTGGTTTTGCTACCACGTATTGATGCATTTGCCGGTTTTTGATTTTAGGGCTTATAAAATTGGAAATAATATTGAAGAATTAATGCAGGTGCCTGAAGACGATCAAAAAGCAGTCTATGAATATGAGTGGACTTTTAACCAAAACGGCGAAGAAGTAAAAGTAACTACAGATGGTACTTATCCTAACCAGGAAGGTGAATTTGTTGGTGTGGAAACTACCATGATCGAGGAAGGTTATGTACCGCCAATTCAGGATTTTCAGATAGAAGTGGATGGCGAGAATATTACCGATGAAATTCTTAATGCCGAAAAGCTTTTTATGGTCGTAGCTTACGATTTACCGCATACTGAACAGGAAGGTTTTAAAGCCATACAGGAACTTGCCCGTCAAGCAAAAGAAAAGGGTTATGATGTGGTTGGTCTTACAGCTTCAAATGATAAAGACCAGCAGAAAATACTTGAAAAATTCAACTTGGATTTCAAGTTTTACCTGGTAGATAAAAAGACCTTACAAACAATAGTGAGATCTAATCCGGGACTTCTGGTCTTAAAAAATGCCACAATTACCCAGAAAAAGCATTGGTTTGATGCAAGTGATATAAAATTGTAA
- a CDS encoding DUF1599 domain-containing protein, translating to MQNTSKQYDAVVATCRSLFINKMKDYGSAWRILRLPSLTDQIFIKAQRIRKLQENGVRKVDEDEKSEFIGIINYSIMALIQLKKGVVDQPDLGVEEAAELYDENIAETKALMMNKNHDYGEAWRDMRVSSLTDLIIQKLLRVKQIEDNKGQTLVSEGIDANYQDMINYSIFAMILMSEEEA from the coding sequence ATGCAGAATACCTCAAAACAGTATGACGCGGTGGTGGCTACCTGCCGCAGCCTGTTTATTAACAAGATGAAAGATTACGGAAGTGCCTGGAGAATTCTTAGGCTTCCGTCACTTACCGATCAAATTTTTATAAAAGCCCAGCGCATAAGAAAACTTCAGGAAAATGGAGTGAGAAAGGTAGATGAGGACGAGAAATCTGAATTTATAGGAATTATCAATTACTCGATCATGGCTTTAATTCAGTTAAAGAAAGGCGTTGTTGACCAGCCCGATCTTGGGGTGGAAGAAGCTGCAGAGCTTTATGATGAAAACATTGCAGAAACCAAAGCCTTAATGATGAATAAAAATCACGATTATGGCGAGGCCTGGCGAGATATGCGGGTAAGTTCTTTGACCGATCTTATAATTCAAAAATTATTACGCGTTAAGCAAATTGAAGATAATAAAGGGCAAACCTTAGTGAGCGAAGGGATTGATGCGAATTACCAGGATATGATAAATTATTCCATTTTCGCAATGATTCTAATGAGTGAAGAAGAAGCATAA